The following are from one region of the Acidobacteriota bacterium genome:
- a CDS encoding anti-sigma factor: MSDPRQPKAMDHPRIDDEHVLDRYLAGRLAPEDEALFEEHLFECGECLEAVQAGEELRRGLQQVAAEDGTPNAAPEGLPRALESATETGALAWLRSRRPPQLMGLLAVALALVVMPVLLLRQGAELDRLEQENARLTAAGGGQSEPGVWTLAEPLANLAVVSLGVSRDAGGTVEIRPDPQSDALLLSLELPAVDAAHYRVDLRDTAGETLWSSGELEPTLYDTLLVALPPSFLPPGEYRIEIHRAPSESSAPAAEMAFRVLAPSAGDPPESP; this comes from the coding sequence ATGAGCGACCCACGACAACCGAAGGCCATGGACCATCCCCGCATCGACGACGAGCACGTCCTCGACCGCTATCTGGCGGGCCGCCTCGCTCCGGAGGACGAGGCCCTCTTCGAGGAGCACCTCTTCGAATGCGGCGAGTGTCTGGAAGCGGTGCAGGCGGGGGAGGAGCTGCGCCGGGGGCTGCAGCAGGTGGCGGCCGAGGATGGGACGCCGAACGCGGCCCCGGAAGGGCTCCCCAGAGCGCTCGAATCGGCCACCGAGACCGGCGCCCTCGCCTGGTTGCGCAGTCGTCGGCCTCCACAGCTGATGGGCCTGTTGGCCGTCGCCCTGGCTCTGGTGGTGATGCCGGTGTTGTTGCTGCGCCAGGGCGCGGAGCTCGACCGGCTGGAACAAGAGAACGCGAGGCTCACGGCGGCCGGCGGGGGGCAGAGCGAGCCCGGGGTATGGACCCTCGCCGAGCCGCTGGCGAACCTGGCCGTGGTCTCGTTGGGTGTATCGCGGGACGCCGGGGGCACGGTGGAGATCCGGCCGGATCCGCAGAGCGACGCCCTGCTGCTCTCCCTCGAGCTTCCGGCGGTGGACGCGGCGCACTACCGCGTGGATCTGCGGGATACCGCCGGAGAGACGCTGTGGAGCAGCGGCGAGCTCGAGCCCACCCTCTACGACACTCTCCTCGTCGCCCTCCCGCCCTCCTTCCTGCCGCCGGGGGAGTACCGCATCGAGATCCATCGAGCACCGAGCGAGAGCTCCGCGCCGGCGGCGGAGATGGCCTTCCGGGTGCTGGCGCCGAGCGCTGGCGATCCCCCGGAAAGCCCATAG
- a CDS encoding sigma-70 family RNA polymerase sigma factor — protein MSALTPEIAADLVRRIADGDDGAEGELIERSGGTLRFLARRFTRSEADAEDLYQDTLMLALTKIRRGEVQQPERLAGFLRSLVKNLSTQQYRRRRYQAETSLEQRLDFEDAAAASPLDGLLHQERSSLTRRVLSELGVPRDREVLFRYYLTGESSSRICADLEIEGDHFYRVLSRARQRYRRLWEEARAE, from the coding sequence TTGAGCGCCCTCACCCCGGAGATCGCCGCCGATTTGGTGCGCCGCATCGCCGATGGCGACGACGGGGCCGAGGGCGAGTTGATCGAGCGCAGTGGCGGGACTTTGCGCTTCCTGGCCCGCCGCTTCACCCGCAGCGAGGCGGATGCGGAGGATCTCTACCAGGACACGCTGATGCTCGCCCTGACGAAGATTCGCCGTGGCGAGGTCCAACAACCGGAGCGGCTGGCCGGCTTCCTCCGCTCCTTGGTGAAGAATCTGAGCACCCAACAATACCGCCGCCGCAGATATCAGGCGGAGACTTCGTTGGAGCAGCGGTTGGACTTCGAGGACGCGGCGGCGGCGAGCCCGCTGGACGGATTGCTGCACCAGGAGAGGAGCTCTTTGACCCGCCGTGTTCTCTCCGAGCTCGGGGTCCCGCGGGATCGCGAGGTTCTCTTTCGCTACTACCTCACGGGAGAGAGCAGCTCCCGCATCTGCGCCGATCTGGAGATCGAAGGCGATCACTTCTACCGCGTCCTGTCGCGGGCTCGGCAGCGTTACCGGCGGCTGTGGGAAGAGGCGCGAGCTGAATGA
- a CDS encoding VOC family protein, whose protein sequence is MTASNDPPFRVDQIDHVEFFVPSRRAAAAWYQRILGLEVVPEFESWAEDPRGPLMIATPRAGTKLALFRGESQGGRPTAGFHLVAFQVSGEGFLRFLRRLPELDLQDHLGRRVTEELAKDHQKAWSIYFSDPWGHRLEITTYDHQTVARARRA, encoded by the coding sequence ATGACCGCGAGCAACGACCCGCCCTTCCGAGTCGACCAGATCGATCACGTGGAATTCTTCGTCCCCAGCCGCCGGGCGGCGGCGGCTTGGTATCAGCGGATCCTGGGGCTGGAGGTGGTACCGGAATTCGAAAGCTGGGCGGAGGATCCCCGAGGCCCGCTGATGATCGCCACGCCTCGGGCGGGAACCAAGCTGGCGCTCTTTCGCGGTGAGTCCCAGGGTGGCCGCCCCACCGCCGGTTTTCACCTGGTGGCCTTTCAAGTCAGCGGTGAAGGGTTCCTCCGCTTCCTCCGCCGGCTGCCGGAGCTCGACCTCCAGGATCACCTGGGCCGCCGGGTGACGGAGGAGCTGGCCAAGGACCACCAGAAGGCCTGGTCGATCTATTTCTCCGATCCCTGGGGCCACCGCTTGGAAATCACCACCTACGATCACCAGACCGTGGCCCGGGCGCGCCGGGCCTGA
- a CDS encoding BlaI/MecI/CopY family transcriptional regulator, whose product MARKHRLGDLQLAIMKVLWRRGEAAVADVHGALEAERGLAPTTIATMLAKMEDKGVVDHRQEGRRYIYRPSVTEAEVRRSMVGDLTQRLFQGDAAALVSHLIAEHEIDAGELDELRQLIAGQRREEEQ is encoded by the coding sequence ATGGCTCGAAAACACCGACTTGGAGATCTGCAACTGGCCATCATGAAGGTCCTGTGGCGGCGCGGTGAAGCCGCCGTCGCCGACGTTCACGGGGCCCTGGAGGCCGAGCGCGGTCTGGCCCCCACCACCATCGCCACCATGCTCGCCAAAATGGAAGACAAGGGCGTCGTCGATCACCGGCAGGAAGGCCGGCGCTACATCTACCGACCCTCCGTCACCGAAGCCGAGGTCCGCCGCAGCATGGTCGGGGACCTCACCCAACGCCTATTCCAGGGGGACGCCGCGGCCCTGGTCAGCCATCTCATCGCGGAGCACGAAATCGACGCCGGCGAGCTGGACGAGCTGCGCCAGCTCATCGCCGGGCAACGGCGGGAGGAAGAACAATGA